In the genome of Xenopus tropicalis strain Nigerian chromosome 10, UCB_Xtro_10.0, whole genome shotgun sequence, the window ttggacaggcttgattatttatcagattggggaccgccttggctcattgatgtggtccttactctaacttttcctatccccttcagcattggcacaatattgcccacccaaagTGGGAATGTCGGGGGATAGATTTGCTTAGTTGCAAAACAACCCCTGCACCATCCTCATCCCCTGACCTTCTCCCATAATGAATGCACAGAGCTCCACCCCGCACACACCGAGCAAACACCCAGATCACAACATTTCAGTCCAAAAACACTTACAcaaaaactaataataataactaataataatacagtCATTTGTTCTAATACTGCACATAGAATAAAAACAAAGAGAAATTTCCTCTTGCATGCTGATATTAACCCTTTAGCCGCACATTTCCCTGTGCCATGTGTTTTCCCTACAAGCAGCCAAATGGTTAAACAGCATTGGTAAACAAAATGACAGGAACTAATGGCACATGGATTGGATGCTAGAACCCCGATACCTATGTTTTCCCCAATAGAAATTGTCCTGTTCTAAGCATAGGGTGTCCGGCTCTCCCTCACTTCATGCTAGTCCCTGAGTTCAGGCAGATGGCACCAAGAAGCCTGGGCGCCACTTCAAACACTGCAGGCAGCTGTTCTCCTAGGGCTGGGTCACACACTGCAGGCACCGGTCAAATTACAATGGGACAAACCATGAGAAGTGATCAAGTGTCACTTCCATTAACCGACTAATACTGAAGTCGAATACAAGTTCCATGTTAACCCATGTACATTACAGATTCTGACCCAACAGCACCAGTTGATGCATGGTTCATTTGCAATGAGACCGGTCTGTAGTGAAAATAAGCCCTTGATAAAAACAGTGCCCccccaaataattcacatttaattCTGTTGACCCATTGGTGGCCAATGTTGAAAACTGAATGGGGTTGGAggcttttaaatttttttaaggggaactccagcttctgagcCAAATTTGTtcaagagccccacacaacacagaaacacctaatatacctatcactgcaatctgttccttaaaaaagtatgaataaataccatttttatatgctgaaatccagctgcaaaacaattctgccctttctgcatcatttgaaatcctggcaggggaggaggggctaaaacattgatgttacaaattgtaacaacttctccactgcatacaggcagcatgcaggaactacataatccacaatgcattgcactgtgattacAGTGTTACTTTCCTtagtgacatcacgtgtgcagggaattgtgggatctggaggatgcaggctgagagcagtcaactactgttacatttcttTTTGAGTAGTCGGGCAGatcaggggaacagggggctaggtttaggtaactgtttcaatcatatattttaattgatttatattgcaatgtttgcttttcaaaaagttgtgtgtggagttcccctttacggAAAAACtcattttgtatgttttcttacaTGTGGAATGTCGGTGAAGCAACATCTGGAGGGCCGGTGCTAGACTACAATACCCAGAGTTCCAGTGACAACCATTGAATGTTGTctgctggtagttgtagtccagGCAGTTGGGCAGCGGGCATCAGTTTATTACATTATTGCTTATAGACGGAGGATTTATCAACGGATGAATGATCCAACCCACTTGCTGATCCAACAAATGATCGAACCCACTCTACAGTAGAACACCCCAGAAACTTGTAAATGGGAGTCTGCCAGCCTTGCCCGAAGGTTAAAAATGATGCACATGAAAGAACAGATCTAATTACAAAGGTTAATTGTGGGTTTCAGCCAGGTGCTTAGTGGGGTTGGGTTCTTACAGATTAGTGTTAGCCACCATTTCCCTGACTGGGACCAGAGTCCCAACTAAACAGGGAGCTCAAAGTGCATCGCTAAAGCACCGAGGCAGTGCATGAATGACCTAGAAATTGGCTCAGTTGTTTGGACAGTACTATTTGTGCAAAACAATCGACAGCGCTAAATGAAAACAGAACACTTAGCCAATAGGAAAGCATTTTGGGAATCCAGTTCAACCACTGTCCAGACACACCCACCGAGCAAAACAGTGTTATAAACCACTGACCTGCAAAACATGTGAGtcagtaaaacagtacctgctgGATCCCCAAACCCTATCACTTTCTCCAAACAATGGTGTGCAATGCATGCTCTTCAATATCTCAGCACACAACATGGTGTCCCACTGAGTCCTATTGCCCCTTCGCTTGCTTCCATTCATCGGTCTAGCCCTATCAAGAGTCGTTTTTTATCCTCTTGCGCACCTTCGCTCTTAAGGTCGGCAAAGATCTGAGTGAAATACTGGGGGTCAGCATTGATTCTCAACATTTTGGCACTCATCATTGTAATGATGGAGAGGCAACGGTCCCAAAAGTCTTCCTTGGAATTCTCTACAAGAAAGGGCTTTAAAGGGTAGGATATTTCATTACCCATGTAGGAATAGGACAGATAAACACAGGTCAACAATGCGGCCTGTAGGTCCTGCTCAGTGTTCAGCTCCGAAGAGATGGTGTCTCGGCATAGCATGTAAAGGAAAACAATATTGGCTGGGGTGATGAAACCTTGGTCCTGCCACCCTTGGAGCAGAAGAGATCTGTCCACACTTCGAAGCCACAGCACAGGTTCTGTGGGTGACAGATGTTTGAGTTTGTAACACCTTCGACAGAGGAATTCGCCAAGACATCTCAGCAGTTCACTGGTGGAGGCTTGCACTACTACACGTTTTGGAGAAGCATGGATCTGCTGTCCAGCTGCCTTAGTAATTGAAGCCCCAACACCTTTGCTAAGAGAGTCTTTTGTGTCCTGAGTAAAGCTAGATAGGTTAGCGCATGAAATGGACTTCTTAAGGTTCTCACTGTTAAGGTGGGTAATGTTGTTCTGGTAGCTGCCGTTGGCTTGACCCTTTTTGGGTTGCCTTTTCTTGGACGAGACGGCAACAAGTCGCTTCCATGGCAAAACAGAAATAATAGAGTGCCTCTTTAGAGATTTTCCGTTCTTGCTATTCTGGACAGCCGTGTAGTGGCCGACGCTTGTTGAACCTCCATCAAATAGCCCTGCCTTGCGGTAGCTAGGAGACAGGGAAAGGACAGTCcccatggttgctagggttctgaTTTTAGAGCTGAACTCTTCAAGCGCTGAGAAATGCTTACAAAGTAAGAAGGCTGCTGGGTGTCATTCCAGACCCTGGGAATCCCGATGATGAACCTGGGTACGAAAAAAATTATAGTTAAATTCTTCCTATTGGACAGGATTGTACAAATGACAAGTAATGGTAACTAtaccacttatatatatatacatttcccaTCAGTTATCCTGGGATAGTTCCTAATCATCCATGCCAcaatctcaccctaattggccAGCCTCCCACTATCCACTGCTGGGTCCTGGGAGTGGTGCCAAAACTTGGAAACCTCTGCtctatattgtattttattctgtTCCATATAACATGAACTAAGGGAGGCAATTACAAGACTAGTGAGCTCTGGTTCCTCTACAGAGAGCATCCATCTGGTCTTACACAAGTCCTGTCCTGCTACAGTACAACCAGATAGGCCCAGACTGAGCTAAAACTGGAGCAGAGGTGAAGGGTAATTAGTCCATTGTGTAACGATCTGCAATCTGTAActtacagggactggtccgattgccatcttggagtcaggaaggaattttttcgcctctgcggcaaattagagaggcttcatatggggttttttgccttcctctggattaactagaggttaggcaggttatactgtatataggcattatggttgaaggtgatggacgtacatcttttttcaacctaacttactatgttactatgcagaTTGGGCCAAATTTACtaacattttttactttaaaatctgTCATTTGGGAGTCTGCACCTAGGTGTTTTGGCAACATAGGGAAACCATCCAATTCTATTCTCTTTCTGTGCCACCATTCCTTCCCCCTGGTGCCATTCTTTTCCCTCCCATACTTTTACTGTGGGTATATTTCTCCCCCATTTACTTCATTTTCTACCCATGCCCTCATTAACAGCTTAACCGCCTGCCATTCTTTATTACTTACCCTCCCACGAGCCATTCTAGTCTCCAGTCTTTTCTACATTAAGGTGCCATTCTTTTCATCTATACCTTTCTGCCTGCTACACTCATACTCATACACTTTTGGTGTCCCTCCATGTGCCACGCTCTGCACACTCCCCCTTTTAGCTTAATCCCTATGAGCCACACTTGGCTAATTCCCCTATTCTGTATTTACCTCCGTCTCTTCTTAACCCTTATATCTTTACTCCCTTCCCTACTCCTTCTCACTGTTACACTTTCCTTTTGAGCTGAATAAAGAAACAGTGCCCCCCAGTGGTTAACCTTGTTTTACTCAGCCCAAACATTCTGTTAAATTCATACCTGCCAAGATGAATGTCCCTTTAACCTGTCTGTCCATATGTTCATAGTTCTACCCACATATTAAGATCAATATGCCTAGATACAGAATGTGACATTCTGTGAGCCTGCTGAGCATAGTCTGTGCCTCTCCATATAGAACGGCCTCATTATAATGGAAGGGAATGCAAAGGAGTATGAATCAGTTAACATTCCGGTTTGGGTTGGCCTTACCTTGTGAGCCTGTCACTGGCCTGCATTTGGGTTAATTAGAAAGTAAATGAGTCAGAGCTCATTAGAAGCATGGAAATAGATGTGGTACATTAATCATTATCACTAATAAAGACGACTGCCAGCCTGCGCCTATGGAATCTCAGTTTTATGGGGTTCTTATGATATGTCTGTGTAAAGGCAAAATGGTGTCAGGAGAAGAACTTGTGACTTTGGGAGAGTGTGCATTGTAAGGCAAGATGCTGTTAAGGAAATCTGCAACCTCCAGATGTTGTTATACAGCTATTCCCGCTGTCACCAACAAGAGAGGCTTTAatgcatgctgggatttgtaaatCAATAAGAGCTGGGCAGCAAGATGGGAAATAACAGGCCCTGCTGTCAATAAGGTCAGCTCTGCAAAAGGGTCCTACAGACCCTAGCTAATGGGGGGAAGGGGCATTGTTAGAGGGGGTGTTGGGGAATGATTTATGGTAGGGAGCTGATTTGTATTCATCTGTGAACTGCGTGCACAGAATGTCCCATATTTTCCTGCCTGTATTTCCAgagtaggagctgccatgttggttgTCAGTCAGTTACCACCAGGGGAGCTGTGTTTTGGAGGACTAGAACTATGTGCTACTGTGGTGATAGAGC includes:
- the cdk5r1 gene encoding cyclin-dependent kinase 5 activator 1; its protein translation is MGTVLSLSPSYRKAGLFDGGSTSVGHYTAVQNSKNGKSLKRHSIISVLPWKRLVAVSSKKRQPKKGQANGSYQNNITHLNSENLKKSISCANLSSFTQDTKDSLSKGVGASITKAAGQQIHASPKRVVVQASTSELLRCLGEFLCRRCYKLKHLSPTEPVLWLRSVDRSLLLQGWQDQGFITPANIVFLYMLCRDTISSELNTEQDLQAALLTCVYLSYSYMGNEISYPLKPFLVENSKEDFWDRCLSIITMMSAKMLRINADPQYFTQIFADLKSEGAQEDKKRLLIGLDR